GAGGATTTTTCACCTCAATGGTGGGAACTTGTGGAATCTTCAACATGGTTTCGTGACTATTGGTCAAGCCAGCACAAGGAGGAAGATTTTGGAGAAAGTGGTATTAACTCAACTAATGATGATGTGGAGAATATGATTTCTGAAACCCTTGATTTGGGCATTGATCAAGAAGACTTGAATTTTCTAGAGCATGAGTTTGAGCAGTTGGCAATGTCTCATGAAGATCAAGAGTTTCCAGTTAGGGATATTGATCCTAATGATGGAAAGAAGCCTCTTAATGGTAATATTTCTAGCTGTTTGACTGAAATTAATACTGTTAACTGTTTTATATCAATCTTTACAATTACAATATTAATTGTCTGGTTTGCTAGCCTTTTTACTTGGGTCATTTTTGTT
This portion of the Lotus japonicus ecotype B-129 chromosome 3, LjGifu_v1.2 genome encodes:
- the LOC130745544 gene encoding protein EARLY RESPONSIVE TO DEHYDRATION 15-like, which gives rise to MALVSGRSSDLNPNAPLFIPAALREVEDFSPQWWELVESSTWFRDYWSSQHKEEDFGESGINSTNDDVENMISETLDLGIDQEDLNFLEHEFEQLAMSHEDQEFPVRDIDPNDGKKPLNGLNKDAKALLKNLEPKSPKERGLKSPKHLEKPAQHVNIKSAPSRIHQPR